A DNA window from Bos mutus isolate GX-2022 chromosome 11, NWIPB_WYAK_1.1, whole genome shotgun sequence contains the following coding sequences:
- the MRPL33 gene encoding large ribosomal subunit protein bL33m yields the protein MFLSAVTFAKSKSKTILVKMVSQAGTGFSFNTKRSRLWEKLTLLHYDPVVKKKVLFVEQKKIRSL from the exons ATGTTCCTGTCGGCGGTTACGT TTGCCAAGAGCAAGTCAAA AACAATTCTGGTGAAAATGGTGAGCCAAGCTGGAACAGGTTTTTCCTTCAACACTAAGAGAAGCCGACTATGGGAGAAACTGACTCTACTGCATTACGATCCAGTAG tgaaaaaaaaagtcctctttgtggaacagaaaaaaatacgCTCCCTCTAA